The Streptomyces sp. NBC_01275 genome has a segment encoding these proteins:
- a CDS encoding hydrolase, whose translation MSLWTSLEPASATVDPGSRATVRLRVRNTGDVVDEYRFEPVGPIAPWTTIEPPSLRLFPGTTGTVELTFAPPRTPDATAGPNAYAVRITPTEHPDAVTVPEGNLTVTPFTELRAELVPPTVKGRFRGRPRLAVDNIGNTRLTASLSGSDNGDRLSYDLQPSNVQIEPGRAVFVDTTLRPRQIIWFGSKEEQPYSLAVRRSGAQPLEVNGTFVQRGFLPRWLATVLSVSVALAIAFVMIWLAYKPQVTSGARPGENLAEAGSTALPSPSAPVASSSAPPAAGEEPAAPVVPEDTSKDDDSAGSDKNSGGGGGGDTTSKEPAAPEEETAADAVMKVAAQSDGRHICYRAYVADQGWQDPVCDGAIAGTTGKGIPIKALNIATSGTKGVNGNGAHVVEGWPTGGDWSHAADGVDMYIGSTKEALSPMEGFTIGVNDGSVCQSTHIKNTGWLAMGCTKPTEWVYAGSPMEQKLQLEAVRLTV comes from the coding sequence GTGAGCCTGTGGACCTCCCTCGAACCCGCCTCCGCCACCGTCGACCCCGGCAGCCGGGCGACCGTGCGCCTGCGGGTGCGCAACACCGGTGACGTCGTCGACGAGTACCGCTTCGAGCCGGTGGGCCCCATCGCCCCCTGGACGACGATCGAGCCGCCGTCGCTGCGGCTCTTCCCGGGTACGACGGGCACGGTGGAGCTGACCTTCGCCCCGCCCCGCACCCCGGACGCGACGGCGGGCCCCAACGCCTACGCCGTACGCATCACCCCGACCGAGCACCCCGACGCGGTGACCGTCCCCGAGGGGAACCTGACGGTGACCCCGTTCACGGAGCTGCGCGCCGAGTTGGTGCCGCCGACGGTGAAGGGGCGTTTCCGGGGCCGGCCCCGGCTCGCCGTCGACAACATCGGAAACACCCGGCTGACCGCCTCGCTGAGCGGCAGCGACAACGGCGACCGGCTGTCGTACGACCTCCAGCCGTCCAATGTGCAGATCGAGCCGGGCCGCGCCGTGTTCGTGGACACGACGCTGCGGCCGCGCCAGATCATCTGGTTCGGGTCGAAGGAGGAGCAGCCGTACAGTCTGGCGGTGCGCCGGTCGGGGGCGCAGCCGCTGGAGGTGAACGGCACGTTCGTGCAGCGCGGGTTCCTGCCGCGCTGGCTGGCGACGGTGCTGAGCGTCTCGGTGGCGCTGGCGATCGCGTTCGTGATGATCTGGCTGGCGTACAAGCCGCAGGTCACCAGTGGTGCCAGGCCGGGCGAGAACCTCGCGGAGGCCGGCAGCACCGCGCTGCCCAGCCCCTCCGCGCCCGTCGCCTCGTCCTCGGCCCCGCCGGCCGCGGGCGAGGAGCCGGCGGCCCCGGTGGTCCCCGAGGACACCAGCAAGGACGACGACTCGGCCGGGAGCGACAAGAACAGCGGCGGTGGGGGCGGCGGCGACACCACGTCGAAGGAGCCCGCGGCGCCCGAGGAGGAGACGGCCGCCGACGCGGTGATGAAGGTGGCCGCGCAGAGCGACGGCCGCCACATCTGCTACCGCGCCTATGTCGCGGACCAGGGCTGGCAGGACCCGGTGTGCGACGGCGCGATCGCGGGCACGACCGGGAAGGGCATCCCCATCAAGGCGCTCAACATCGCGACGTCCGGCACGAAGGGCGTCAACGGCAACGGCGCGCACGTGGTCGAGGGCTGGCCCACGGGAGGGGACTGGTCGCATGCGGCCGACGGCGTCGACATGTACATCGGCAGCACCAAGGAGGCGCTCTCGCCGATGGAGGGGTTCACGATCGGGGTGAACGACGGCTCCGTCTGCCAGAGCACGCACATCAAGAACACGGGGTGGCTGGCGATGGGCTGCACCAAGCCGACCGAGTGGGTGTACGCGGGCAGCCCGATGGAACAGAAGCTCCAGCTGGAAGCCGTCCGGCTCACCGTATGA
- a CDS encoding ricin-type beta-trefoil lectin domain protein translates to MTLWTSLEPAAATVDPGGVTTVRLRVRNTGDVVDEYRFEPVGSIAPWTTVEPPSLRLFPGTTGTVELTFAPPRTPDAVAGPNPYAVRVTPTEHPDAVTVPEGNLTVTPFTELRAELVPPTVKGRFRGRPRLAVDNLGNTRVTASVTGSDMGDNLGYEFRPGNVQIEPGRAVFVDTTLRPRQIIWFGSKEQRPYALNVQRSGAAPLSVDGTFVQRGFLPRWLATVLSVSVALAIAFVMIWLAYKPSVTTGARPGQDLAQAGSTALPSPPVASAPSAPKTDASADPLPGVETPSAPAQDNGSGGSGSSSSSGGSGSSGGSGSGSGSGSGGSSDTNTAKPVAGKLIIGQASNRCVDVTDAQNGKGKDGTPLQIYDCAGTANQKWDFRSDGTVRSLGLCMDVAWGSRDDGAVIQLADCSGNPAQQWVLSQYGDLVNPQADKCVDVKDNGTGNNAKLQLWTCSGTPNQKWRKG, encoded by the coding sequence GTGACTCTGTGGACTTCTCTCGAACCGGCGGCCGCGACCGTCGATCCCGGTGGAGTGACGACCGTGCGCCTGCGGGTGCGCAACACCGGTGACGTCGTCGACGAGTACCGTTTCGAGCCGGTGGGTTCCATCGCTCCCTGGACGACGGTGGAGCCGCCGTCGCTGCGGCTCTTCCCGGGTACGACGGGCACGGTGGAGCTGACCTTCGCCCCGCCCCGCACCCCGGACGCGGTGGCGGGCCCGAACCCGTACGCCGTGCGCGTCACCCCGACCGAGCATCCGGACGCGGTGACCGTCCCCGAGGGCAATCTGACGGTGACCCCGTTCACGGAGCTGCGCGCGGAGCTGGTGCCGCCGACGGTGAAGGGGCGTTTCCGGGGTCGCCCCCGGCTCGCCGTCGACAACCTCGGGAACACGCGCGTCACCGCTTCCGTCACCGGCAGCGACATGGGCGACAACCTGGGCTACGAGTTCCGCCCGGGCAACGTCCAGATCGAGCCGGGGCGTGCGGTGTTCGTCGACACGACGCTGCGGCCGCGCCAGATCATCTGGTTCGGGTCGAAGGAGCAGCGGCCGTACGCGCTGAACGTGCAGCGCTCGGGCGCGGCGCCGTTGTCGGTGGACGGTACGTTCGTGCAGCGCGGGTTCCTGCCGCGCTGGCTGGCGACGGTGCTGAGCGTCTCGGTGGCGCTGGCGATCGCGTTCGTGATGATCTGGCTGGCGTACAAGCCCTCGGTCACCACCGGGGCCAGACCGGGCCAGGACCTCGCGCAGGCGGGCAGCACCGCGTTGCCCAGCCCGCCGGTCGCGTCCGCGCCGTCCGCGCCGAAGACGGACGCCTCCGCCGACCCCCTGCCCGGCGTCGAGACCCCCTCCGCCCCGGCCCAGGACAACGGCTCGGGCGGTTCCGGGTCGTCGTCGAGCTCGGGCGGCAGCGGGAGTTCCGGCGGCAGCGGCAGCGGGAGTGGAAGCGGTTCCGGCGGTTCGTCGGACACGAACACGGCGAAGCCGGTGGCCGGCAAGCTGATCATCGGCCAGGCCTCCAACCGCTGCGTCGACGTCACCGACGCGCAGAACGGCAAGGGCAAGGACGGCACCCCGCTCCAGATCTACGACTGCGCCGGCACCGCCAACCAGAAGTGGGACTTCCGCAGCGACGGCACCGTGCGCTCGCTCGGCCTGTGCATGGACGTCGCCTGGGGCTCGCGCGACGACGGCGCCGTCATCCAGCTGGCCGACTGCAGTGGCAACCCCGCCCAGCAGTGGGTGCTGAGCCAGTACGGCGACCTGGTCAACCCGCAGGCCGACAAGTGCGTGGACGTCAAGGACAACGGCACCGGCAACAACGCGAAGCTCCAGCTGTGGACGTGCTCGGGCACCCCCAACCAGAAGTGGCGCAAGGGGTAG
- a CDS encoding ATP-binding protein yields MTADDEPTGDLLGRNLLARLAELRARVAALVDHRTADDPTATDPLRGLYLSEEAVRHLLSTPVAQHSSAAPSPSPSPSPAPSPSPAPSPSSPPSAQPPADRLTALAARLRLTELDTAVLLIALAPDLDRTFEPLYGYLNDDVSRRRATVGLALELCGAPAHLASARARFHSSAPLRALGLLEVEEPERPFLSRSLRVPDRLLAHLLGDDTPDAALHGHLHPLPQPLPVDDETFVHRLAKRMLHGPLTAYLREHREGDGLAAIAAALHATGVDALRFTGPDDRVPDLLREARLGGRAVVLSGLPEQPAALVGALTAATDVTVLVTDPRPYDPHWCARDPLVLDAPRRRAGGTAAWATALDAHHAGAAGFDLAAAVAPYRLGGERVVRATEAAQALAAFEDGPLTADHIRLAARQQSASGLERHARRIRPDVGWEDLVLPERPLAQLHELALRARHRDRVLGDWRLSAGGGRGRGVLGLFAGESGTGKTLSAEVVAAELGLDLYVVQLSSVVDKYVGETEKNLERIFSEADRTDAVLLFDEADAVFGKRSEVKDAHDKYANMESAYLLQRLESFDGIALLTTNLRANIDEAFTRRLDLVVDFPFPDPGQRLALWRHGLSHVPCADGVDPEPLARQFELAGGSIRSAVVTAAYLAAGRDEPVGDGDLLEGARREYRKAGRLVPGEANW; encoded by the coding sequence GTGACCGCCGACGACGAGCCGACCGGCGACCTGCTCGGCCGGAACCTGCTGGCTCGGCTGGCCGAACTCCGCGCCCGGGTCGCCGCCCTGGTGGACCACCGCACCGCCGACGACCCCACGGCCACCGACCCCCTGCGCGGCCTGTACCTCTCCGAGGAGGCGGTACGCCATCTGCTGAGCACCCCCGTCGCCCAGCACTCCTCCGCTGCCCCTTCACCTTCCCCATCACCGTCGCCTGCACCTTCACCGTCGCCTGCACCTTCACCTTCCTCTCCTCCCTCAGCCCAGCCCCCCGCCGACCGGCTGACCGCCCTCGCCGCCCGGCTGCGTCTCACCGAACTCGACACCGCGGTCCTGCTCATCGCGCTCGCGCCCGACCTCGACCGGACCTTCGAGCCGCTCTACGGCTATCTCAACGACGACGTGAGCAGGCGACGGGCGACGGTCGGGCTGGCGCTGGAGTTGTGCGGGGCGCCCGCACATCTCGCGTCGGCCCGCGCCCGGTTCCACTCCTCCGCGCCGTTGCGCGCGCTCGGGCTGCTGGAGGTCGAGGAGCCCGAACGGCCCTTCCTCTCCCGCTCGTTGCGCGTCCCCGACCGGCTGCTCGCCCACCTCCTCGGCGACGACACCCCGGACGCGGCCCTGCACGGACATCTGCACCCCCTCCCGCAGCCGCTGCCCGTCGACGACGAGACCTTCGTCCACCGGCTGGCGAAGCGGATGCTGCACGGCCCGCTCACCGCCTACCTCCGCGAACACCGCGAGGGCGACGGCCTCGCCGCGATCGCCGCCGCCCTGCACGCCACGGGCGTCGACGCCCTCCGCTTCACCGGCCCCGACGACCGCGTCCCCGACCTCCTGCGCGAGGCCCGCCTGGGCGGCCGGGCCGTCGTCCTGTCCGGGCTGCCGGAGCAACCGGCCGCGCTGGTCGGCGCGTTGACCGCCGCGACCGATGTGACCGTGCTCGTGACCGACCCGCGCCCCTACGACCCGCACTGGTGCGCCCGCGACCCGCTGGTCCTGGACGCGCCGCGCCGCCGGGCGGGCGGAACCGCCGCCTGGGCCACGGCACTGGACGCCCACCACGCAGGCGCCGCAGGCTTCGACCTGGCCGCCGCCGTGGCCCCCTACCGCCTCGGCGGCGAACGGGTGGTGCGCGCCACGGAGGCGGCCCAGGCGCTGGCCGCCTTCGAGGACGGGCCGCTCACCGCCGACCACATCCGTCTCGCCGCCCGCCAGCAGTCGGCGTCCGGGCTGGAGCGGCACGCCCGCCGGATCCGGCCCGACGTCGGCTGGGAGGACCTGGTCCTGCCCGAGAGGCCCCTCGCCCAGCTCCATGAACTCGCCCTGCGCGCCCGCCACCGCGACCGCGTCCTCGGCGACTGGCGACTGAGCGCGGGCGGCGGCCGGGGCCGGGGCGTGCTCGGACTGTTCGCGGGCGAGTCGGGGACGGGAAAGACCCTGTCCGCCGAGGTCGTCGCCGCCGAACTGGGCCTGGATCTCTATGTGGTTCAGCTGTCGTCGGTCGTCGACAAGTACGTCGGCGAGACCGAGAAGAACCTGGAGCGCATCTTCAGCGAGGCCGACCGCACCGACGCCGTGCTCCTCTTCGACGAGGCCGACGCCGTCTTCGGCAAGCGGTCGGAGGTGAAGGACGCGCACGACAAGTACGCCAACATGGAGAGCGCCTACCTGCTGCAACGCCTGGAGTCCTTCGACGGCATCGCGCTGCTCACCACCAACCTGCGCGCCAACATCGACGAGGCGTTCACCCGCCGGCTCGACCTGGTGGTCGACTTCCCGTTCCCTGATCCCGGCCAGCGCCTGGCCCTGTGGCGGCACGGGCTGTCCCACGTCCCGTGCGCCGACGGCGTCGACCCGGAGCCGCTGGCCCGGCAGTTCGAGCTGGCCGGCGGCTCGATCCGCAGCGCCGTCGTCACCGCCGCCTATCTGGCCGCCGGACGCGACGAGCCGGTCGGCGACGGCGACCTGCTGGAGGGGGCCCGCCGCGAGTACCGCAAGGCGGGCCGACTGGTCCCGGGCGAGGCCAACTGGTAG
- a CDS encoding DUF4255 domain-containing protein: protein MIHEVDEVLKGLLGGGTLTGSDIDVSFEAPTRDWAARRNAPVVNAYLYDIREDVTRRQRGQVAIRDERDIVVRRRQPPRWFRLSYLVTAWTRTPQDEHRLLSAVLSNLLPRELIAAEELPGSLGELGLAVPVNVAGTQTESRSLAEIWSALGGELKPSLDLVVTAPFPAYPEYDAGPPVTEGAAVRVRGMDGEPPEDGERAHRPHQVAAARAARKNRG, encoded by the coding sequence GTGATCCACGAGGTGGACGAGGTCCTCAAGGGGCTGCTCGGCGGGGGCACGCTGACGGGTTCCGACATCGACGTCTCCTTCGAGGCCCCCACCCGTGACTGGGCGGCCCGGCGCAACGCCCCCGTGGTCAACGCCTATTTGTACGACATCCGGGAGGATGTGACCCGCCGTCAGCGCGGCCAGGTCGCGATCCGCGACGAGCGGGACATCGTCGTACGCCGTCGTCAACCGCCGCGCTGGTTCCGGCTGTCGTATCTGGTGACCGCCTGGACGCGGACCCCGCAGGACGAACACCGGCTGCTGTCCGCCGTGTTGTCCAACCTGCTGCCGCGCGAGCTGATCGCCGCCGAGGAACTTCCCGGATCTCTGGGCGAGTTGGGGCTCGCGGTGCCGGTGAACGTGGCCGGCACCCAGACCGAGTCCCGGTCCCTCGCCGAGATCTGGTCCGCGCTGGGCGGCGAGCTCAAGCCCTCCCTCGACCTGGTGGTGACGGCGCCCTTCCCGGCGTACCCCGAGTACGACGCCGGGCCGCCGGTCACCGAGGGCGCGGCGGTCCGCGTACGCGGGATGGACGGCGAGCCGCCCGAGGACGGCGAGCGCGCCCACCGCCCGCACCAGGTGGCCGCGGCCCGCGCCGCCCGGAAGAACCGCGGGTGA
- a CDS encoding response regulator transcription factor, with product MLSSPRTPETGAAPAPRRIPVAVQAPDPISREGAVSQLRGRPEIEVREESTGPGTVALLIEDTLDEAALARLRRIVRSEGTRAVLVVGTIRETELLDVIECGVGAIVWRREATAHRLVQAVVAAARGDGDLPSDLLGRLISQVGTLHRGAAGRPGAPSLGLAAREVDVLRLVAEGLDTGEIASKLSYSERTVKNVMHGLTTRLHLRNRAHAVAYALREGYI from the coding sequence TTGCTCAGCTCACCCCGGACACCAGAGACCGGCGCCGCGCCCGCCCCGCGGCGGATACCCGTGGCCGTACAGGCCCCGGACCCGATCTCCCGCGAGGGCGCCGTCAGCCAGCTGCGCGGCCGCCCCGAGATCGAGGTCCGCGAGGAGTCCACCGGCCCCGGCACCGTGGCGCTGCTCATCGAGGACACCCTCGACGAGGCGGCGCTGGCCCGGCTGCGCCGGATCGTGCGCAGCGAGGGCACCCGGGCGGTGCTCGTCGTGGGCACGATCCGCGAGACGGAGCTGCTGGACGTCATCGAGTGCGGGGTCGGGGCCATCGTCTGGCGACGCGAGGCCACCGCGCACCGGCTGGTGCAGGCGGTGGTGGCCGCCGCGCGCGGCGACGGCGACCTGCCCTCCGACCTGCTCGGCCGGCTCATCAGCCAGGTGGGCACGTTGCACCGGGGCGCGGCGGGCCGGCCCGGCGCCCCCTCCCTGGGCCTCGCGGCACGGGAGGTGGACGTCCTGCGACTGGTCGCCGAGGGGCTCGACACGGGAGAGATCGCCAGCAAGCTGTCCTACTCCGAACGAACCGTCAAGAATGTGATGCACGGCCTCACGACGAGACTGCACCTGCGCAACCGGGCCCACGCCGTGGCATATGCCCTGAGGGAAGGCTACATCTGA
- a CDS encoding LuxR family transcriptional regulator, translating to MTGPLRERDDAHALLAAEAERARAGSGRLVLLRGATGTGRSAVLEAAADRAATLGLRVLRARCSPEDTTVPFSAILHLLGPVPEFADVSPGLDDRGSAARLWRLLRSYAAEGPVLLAVDDVDLADDASRRWFVEAARRVDRLPVLLVATERSQYDIDPQPPGLSHALSPSLVRTHTLSPLTDQAAADLVRAAFPTASDRWTADCVHAGAGSPLLLHALLDDLGGAPPQTAVPQTCAALYPGSYPAAVAWWLDNAGPATAEVARTLAALEGAGTGAPGESGALGESGALGESGAPEALAALVADASATADASGADPARVSGWLTAMTRLGLLRPDSAGRPRYAHPLLRDAVLTGWPGARRQDAHRAAAEAMLRRGDGVEAVARQLLGSGPVGLPWALRVLRDAATLAVRTGRPDDAVRHLRRALREPLPDDLRQRLLTELGSLEYAFADAPAGIPRLAEALDLPAEPRDQVRTAIALSTALAGRGEVRAAVEVLRRLEGRLADHPELARTVQTACALLSDQDQTVRQEAYRWLTDTADRSPELVGASGQALLVRYAATAGASSAEAAMRRLRALLSEPADPLAEPFLLGTAAVVAQWADELDEAQRLVERGLASQRSALLHPMEQALLDTSFDIAAARGAYGRILAAHADRPPAQHSGPTNLDAHALLALVETGRTQEARRLADAFDLGASGDSWVLNRFLYARGCLRRAEGDPAGALHDFLECGRRQSARDVLSPVVTPWRTAAAECSLELGGAREALTLAEDELRLARVWNTPRTVGRALRVLARATGGRRGLTLAEEAVTVLRTSPAATELTAALLTRGRLLTTAGDRSRGRDSLRESAEHAERLGAVRLRSRAEEALRAGGARRPALALTGSAALTDSERRIAELAADGRTNTEIADLLHVARRTVETHLTSTYRKLGIRRRGELPGALGE from the coding sequence ATGACCGGTCCGTTGCGGGAACGCGACGACGCGCACGCACTGCTCGCGGCGGAGGCCGAGCGCGCCCGCGCCGGCAGCGGCCGTCTCGTCCTGCTGCGCGGGGCCACGGGCACCGGCCGCTCCGCCGTGCTGGAAGCCGCGGCGGACCGGGCGGCGACCCTCGGCCTGCGCGTGCTGCGCGCCCGCTGCTCCCCCGAGGACACCACCGTGCCGTTCTCCGCGATCCTCCATCTCCTCGGTCCCGTACCGGAGTTCGCCGATGTGTCGCCTGGCCTGGACGACCGCGGCAGCGCGGCCCGACTGTGGCGACTGCTGCGGTCGTACGCCGCCGAGGGGCCGGTGCTGCTGGCCGTGGACGACGTCGACCTGGCCGACGACGCCTCGCGCCGCTGGTTCGTCGAGGCGGCCCGCCGGGTCGACCGATTACCGGTACTGCTCGTGGCCACCGAGCGCAGCCAGTACGACATCGACCCCCAACCCCCCGGCCTCAGCCACGCGTTGTCCCCGTCCCTGGTCCGCACCCACACCCTCTCCCCCCTCACCGACCAGGCGGCCGCGGACCTGGTCCGTGCCGCCTTCCCCACCGCCTCCGACCGGTGGACGGCGGACTGTGTGCACGCCGGCGCGGGCAGTCCCCTGCTCCTGCACGCCCTCCTCGACGACCTCGGCGGCGCCCCGCCCCAGACGGCCGTCCCCCAGACGTGCGCCGCGCTGTACCCGGGGTCCTACCCGGCGGCCGTCGCCTGGTGGCTGGACAACGCGGGACCGGCCACAGCGGAGGTCGCCCGCACCCTGGCGGCGCTGGAAGGCGCGGGCACGGGCGCGCCCGGCGAGTCCGGGGCGCTCGGCGAGTCCGGGGCGCTCGGCGAGTCCGGCGCGCCCGAGGCCCTGGCCGCGCTCGTCGCCGACGCCTCGGCAACCGCCGACGCCTCCGGGGCCGACCCCGCCCGGGTCTCCGGCTGGCTGACGGCGATGACCCGGCTGGGCCTGCTGCGCCCGGACTCCGCGGGCCGCCCCCGTTACGCCCACCCCCTCCTACGGGACGCCGTCCTGACCGGCTGGCCCGGCGCCCGCCGTCAGGACGCGCACCGGGCGGCCGCGGAGGCGATGCTGCGCCGCGGCGACGGCGTCGAGGCGGTGGCCCGGCAACTGCTGGGCAGCGGGCCCGTCGGCCTGCCCTGGGCGCTGCGCGTCCTGCGCGACGCGGCCACGCTCGCGGTGCGCACGGGTCGCCCCGACGACGCCGTCCGCCACCTCCGCCGCGCGCTGCGCGAACCCCTCCCCGACGACCTCCGCCAGCGGCTGCTGACCGAACTGGGCTCCCTGGAGTACGCCTTCGCCGACGCCCCGGCCGGCATCCCCCGCCTCGCCGAGGCGCTGGACCTGCCCGCCGAACCCCGTGACCAGGTCCGTACCGCCATCGCCCTGAGCACCGCGCTCGCGGGCCGCGGCGAGGTCCGTGCGGCGGTGGAGGTCCTGCGCCGGCTGGAGGGGCGGCTGGCCGACCACCCCGAGCTGGCCCGCACCGTGCAGACGGCGTGCGCGCTGCTGTCCGACCAGGACCAGACGGTCCGTCAGGAGGCCTACCGCTGGCTCACCGACACCGCCGACCGCTCCCCGGAGCTCGTCGGCGCGTCCGGCCAGGCCCTGCTCGTGCGCTACGCGGCGACGGCCGGGGCCAGTTCGGCCGAGGCGGCGATGCGACGGCTGCGGGCCCTGCTGTCCGAGCCCGCCGACCCGCTGGCGGAGCCGTTCCTGCTGGGCACGGCCGCCGTGGTCGCCCAGTGGGCCGACGAGCTGGACGAGGCGCAGCGGCTGGTCGAACGAGGCCTGGCCAGTCAGCGCTCCGCCCTCCTGCATCCGATGGAACAGGCCCTGCTGGACACCTCGTTCGACATCGCCGCCGCCCGGGGCGCGTACGGGCGGATCCTCGCCGCCCATGCGGACCGGCCCCCCGCCCAGCACTCCGGGCCGACCAACCTGGACGCGCACGCGCTGCTGGCCCTCGTCGAGACCGGCCGCACCCAGGAGGCGCGGCGGCTGGCGGACGCCTTCGACCTCGGCGCGTCGGGCGACTCCTGGGTGCTGAACCGCTTCCTCTACGCGCGGGGATGTCTCCGCCGGGCCGAGGGAGACCCGGCGGGCGCCCTCCACGACTTCCTGGAGTGCGGCCGCCGCCAGTCCGCCCGTGACGTGCTCAGCCCGGTGGTCACCCCGTGGCGGACGGCCGCCGCGGAGTGCAGCCTCGAGCTGGGCGGCGCACGGGAGGCCCTGACCCTGGCCGAGGACGAACTCCGGCTGGCCCGCGTCTGGAACACCCCGCGCACGGTCGGCCGGGCCCTGCGCGTACTGGCCCGGGCGACGGGCGGCCGCCGCGGTCTGACTCTGGCGGAGGAGGCGGTGACCGTCCTGCGCACCTCCCCGGCCGCCACCGAGCTGACGGCCGCACTGCTCACCCGGGGCCGTCTCCTCACCACCGCCGGCGACCGCTCCCGTGGCCGCGACAGCCTCCGCGAGTCCGCCGAACACGCCGAACGCCTCGGCGCCGTACGCCTGCGCTCCCGCGCCGAGGAGGCCCTGCGCGCGGGAGGCGCCCGCCGCCCCGCGCTCGCCCTGACCGGCTCGGCGGCCCTCACCGACAGCGAGCGCCGCATCGCCGAACTGGCCGCCGACGGCCGCACGAACACGGAGATAGCCGACCTCCTCCACGTGGCCCGCCGCACCGTGGAAACCCACCTGACCAGCACGTATCGCAAGCTGGGGATACGGCGGAGGGGGGAGTTGCCGGGGGCGTTGGGGGAGTGA
- a CDS encoding sensor histidine kinase, whose amino-acid sequence MRSGLLRGCARGAVVGALVTMSVVDLMVASDGGHGVWRPMAVLAVGLAAVLWPAARRPAWLTPQLRTAVPGLLSVLYTATAVLFDRHAPFGPGELAVLLCLLFIAVRHCPPRWAVVCAALDAGALLVTPARYFRPLWSGEWLAYALIGLVLVGLVAGLAAYLRSLDYRRTVAVAETRRAERLAIAADLHDFVAHHVTGILVQTQMARMMETSRRDRPPSQVSQDGPGLDPVLAGIERAATQALASMRRTVGVLRAPDGDPNAEGARRPVGDLAAVAELADDFASTAQRVVLDRDPAVSDDLPHEVQAAAFRVVQEALTNVRRHAADADTVTVGLRQDGVRLEVTVCDDGRGGTQLPAEAHGGGFGLVGLTERVTALGGELHAGPTRTGHGWEVRARFPTR is encoded by the coding sequence ATGAGATCCGGCTTGCTACGGGGTTGCGCACGAGGGGCCGTCGTCGGCGCGCTGGTCACGATGTCCGTCGTCGACCTGATGGTCGCGAGCGACGGCGGTCACGGCGTCTGGCGTCCGATGGCCGTCCTGGCGGTCGGCCTGGCCGCCGTGCTGTGGCCGGCCGCGCGCCGCCCCGCCTGGCTCACCCCGCAGCTGCGCACCGCCGTACCCGGCCTTCTCTCCGTGCTCTATACGGCGACGGCGGTGCTGTTCGATCGCCACGCGCCCTTCGGCCCGGGCGAGCTCGCCGTCCTGCTGTGCCTGCTGTTCATCGCCGTACGGCACTGTCCGCCGCGCTGGGCCGTGGTGTGCGCGGCGCTGGACGCGGGGGCGCTGCTGGTGACGCCGGCCCGGTACTTTCGGCCGTTGTGGTCGGGGGAGTGGCTGGCCTACGCGCTGATCGGGCTGGTCCTCGTCGGGCTCGTCGCCGGGCTCGCGGCCTATCTGCGCTCGCTGGACTACCGCCGTACCGTGGCCGTCGCCGAGACGCGCCGTGCGGAACGCCTCGCCATCGCCGCCGACCTGCACGACTTCGTCGCCCACCATGTCACCGGGATCCTCGTGCAGACACAGATGGCCCGCATGATGGAGACCTCGCGGCGGGACCGGCCACCGAGCCAGGTCTCGCAGGACGGCCCGGGTCTCGACCCGGTCCTCGCGGGCATCGAGCGCGCCGCCACGCAGGCCCTCGCGTCCATGCGCCGTACGGTCGGCGTCCTGCGCGCCCCCGACGGCGACCCGAACGCGGAGGGCGCCCGCCGTCCCGTCGGCGACCTGGCCGCCGTCGCCGAGCTCGCCGACGACTTCGCGAGCACGGCCCAGCGGGTCGTCCTCGACCGGGACCCGGCCGTCTCCGACGACCTCCCGCACGAGGTGCAGGCCGCCGCCTTCCGTGTCGTACAGGAGGCGCTGACCAACGTACGACGGCATGCCGCCGACGCCGACACGGTCACCGTGGGGCTGCGCCAGGACGGCGTTCGGCTGGAGGTGACGGTGTGCGACGACGGCCGCGGCGGCACGCAGCTGCCCGCCGAGGCGCACGGCGGCGGCTTCGGCCTCGTCGGTCTCACGGAACGCGTCACCGCCCTCGGCGGCGAACTGCACGCCGGCCCGACGCGGACCGGACACGGCTGGGAGGTCAGGGCACGGTTCCCGACCAGGTGA
- a CDS encoding thioesterase family protein yields the protein MTPHALASDVRSTLDVPPDGRPHLYSRRVRMSDLDSLNHVNNVRLLEMIQDAHMDLLYLQQGRPDQEVRPRAVYSRHELDYLEALVPQPEPVVISTTSGLVRRASFRLVSRITRGARVYCTCVSTLVAYDPAARCSRRLDEEELTLLARHAAPDPEL from the coding sequence TTGACCCCCCACGCCCTGGCGTCCGACGTCCGCAGCACCCTCGACGTGCCGCCGGACGGCCGCCCGCACCTCTACAGCCGCCGGGTCCGCATGAGCGACCTGGACTCCCTGAACCATGTGAACAACGTCCGGCTGCTGGAGATGATCCAGGACGCCCACATGGACCTGCTCTACCTCCAGCAGGGCCGGCCCGACCAGGAGGTGCGCCCCCGGGCCGTCTACTCCCGCCACGAACTCGACTACCTCGAGGCCCTCGTCCCCCAGCCCGAGCCGGTCGTCATCAGCACCACGTCCGGCCTGGTCCGCCGCGCCTCCTTCCGCCTGGTCAGCCGCATCACCCGCGGCGCCCGGGTGTACTGCACCTGCGTGAGCACCCTCGTCGCCTACGACCCCGCCGCCCGCTGCTCCCGCCGCCTCGACGAGGAGGAACTGACCCTGCTGGCCCGACACGCGGCACCCGACCCGGAGCTGTGA